A genomic segment from Fluviispira vulneris encodes:
- a CDS encoding type IV secretion system DNA-binding domain-containing protein, translating into MLGESKANQINYGTVVTKSNFFLRVKKTIEIIFLSFMITLIPYFFIVKYSYKGGTSEYFGTILHTVGSKIFTLITNLIHPFISSLNIPVTTSQASEVESIYDKILYEHNEYFIMTVSAYIFVSTVLSYYMLIWMKKKGEQLNDGQRVRSDEVAITDEKGLIKLIKSRVKNKKNNTEFSKYDLFFSKNLRIPFMDWFTHFAVCGSSRTGKSNFIKSMLTQARAAKMKGCIVDVDGDYLEIFYKPGDIILSLYDVRSMAWDFWHEPSVPASFFSDALLSPEKDSTEFFDTAGGKLLASLIRLSNSHEEFWKILCLDEESLLKLLDDNKDPIVKKYIGRAGSDQGIGAVASSIKNLDFVKFLNHHPRTIAASENKEMEWFSFYEWVKRNDDSFVFIIAKDNEWEESKPLIKVQVETFVSAMFERGESRDNIPVVLVMDELHKIGKLQVMEQLLSRGSKFYLTAFAGYQNNAQVESIFGQSQAKSIFTGLQNLVAFKCTDAELANQISERLGKIEVEITEGSMSSQNSGSNVSIRSKEKCNVSTNQTMSLEKNCAWVKLAYYPPCYLSFDYVNYEKAKNEDGTIVQKTISVRSKKSWIEEVKPLEYYFGKNELKKLIESYANYTRYSDLEKVATITEILREIAFKVKRNEYSIGDVRYSFEVDDENITILKEENDEIIFSKVIKRSKKKEKKDNSVEIREGIPDIGTTDQYYPQNEVTINLPDDEYI; encoded by the coding sequence ATGTTGGGTGAAAGCAAAGCCAATCAGATCAACTATGGTACCGTTGTAACAAAATCTAACTTTTTTTTACGCGTTAAAAAAACGATAGAAATAATTTTTCTATCCTTTATGATTACCCTTATTCCATATTTTTTTATTGTAAAATATTCATATAAAGGAGGAACATCTGAATATTTTGGTACAATCTTACATACAGTTGGCTCAAAAATTTTTACGCTCATTACAAATTTAATTCATCCATTTATCAGTTCATTGAACATACCTGTAACAACTTCGCAAGCAAGTGAGGTTGAAAGCATCTATGACAAGATACTTTATGAGCACAACGAATATTTTATTATGACTGTCAGTGCGTACATTTTTGTCTCTACCGTTCTCTCATATTACATGCTTATTTGGATGAAAAAAAAAGGAGAGCAATTGAATGATGGTCAAAGAGTGCGAAGCGATGAAGTCGCTATTACGGATGAAAAAGGACTCATTAAACTTATAAAATCACGTGTGAAGAATAAAAAAAACAACACAGAATTCTCAAAATATGATCTATTTTTCTCTAAAAATCTCAGAATACCATTTATGGATTGGTTCACTCATTTTGCCGTTTGTGGCTCCTCTCGTACGGGGAAATCAAATTTTATCAAGTCAATGCTCACCCAAGCACGCGCCGCAAAAATGAAGGGATGCATTGTGGATGTTGATGGAGATTATTTAGAAATTTTCTATAAACCAGGTGATATAATTTTAAGTTTATATGATGTGAGGAGCATGGCTTGGGATTTCTGGCATGAACCTTCCGTGCCAGCATCGTTCTTTTCAGATGCATTACTATCCCCTGAAAAAGATTCCACAGAGTTTTTTGATACAGCTGGAGGGAAACTATTAGCATCGTTAATTCGACTTTCAAACTCTCATGAGGAATTCTGGAAGATTCTTTGCCTCGACGAAGAAAGCCTTTTAAAACTTTTAGATGACAATAAAGACCCTATTGTTAAAAAATATATTGGTCGCGCAGGATCAGATCAAGGGATAGGAGCAGTGGCTTCGTCAATTAAAAATCTCGATTTTGTGAAATTTTTAAATCACCATCCAAGAACAATTGCAGCAAGTGAAAACAAAGAAATGGAATGGTTTTCATTCTACGAATGGGTGAAAAGAAACGATGACTCCTTTGTTTTTATCATCGCTAAAGACAACGAGTGGGAGGAGTCAAAACCTTTAATTAAGGTTCAAGTTGAAACTTTTGTTTCTGCTATGTTTGAAAGAGGAGAGTCTAGAGACAATATTCCTGTTGTTCTTGTCATGGATGAACTTCATAAAATTGGAAAACTCCAGGTTATGGAACAGCTTCTCAGTCGTGGTTCAAAATTTTATCTAACAGCATTTGCTGGGTACCAAAACAACGCTCAAGTAGAGTCTATTTTTGGCCAAAGCCAAGCTAAATCCATTTTTACAGGGCTCCAAAACCTGGTCGCATTTAAATGCACAGATGCGGAACTTGCTAATCAAATCTCTGAACGACTGGGGAAAATTGAAGTTGAGATCACTGAAGGCAGCATGAGTTCACAAAATAGCGGCAGCAATGTTTCCATCAGAAGTAAAGAAAAGTGTAACGTTAGCACGAACCAGACTATGAGTCTTGAGAAAAATTGTGCCTGGGTTAAGCTTGCGTATTACCCCCCATGCTATTTAAGTTTTGACTATGTAAACTACGAAAAAGCAAAAAATGAAGATGGAACAATAGTTCAAAAAACGATTTCAGTTCGTTCAAAAAAGAGTTGGATAGAAGAAGTAAAGCCGCTTGAGTATTACTTCGGTAAAAACGAACTAAAAAAATTAATTGAAAGTTATGCGAATTATACGCGCTATTCAGACCTTGAAAAAGTCGCAACAATTACTGAAATCCTCCGAGAAATTGCATTTAAAGTGAAGCGCAATGAGTACAGTATTGGCGACGTACGCTATAGTTTTGAAGTCGATGATGAAAATATCACGATTTTAAAAGAAGAAAACGACGAGATCATTTTTAGTAAAGTAATTAAACGCTCTAAGAAAAAAGAGAAGAAGGATAACTCTGTGGAAATTCGCGAAGGTATTCCAGATATCGGCACCACAGATCAGTATTACCCTCAGAATGAAGTGACAATCAATTTACCTGATGATGAATATATTTAG